In a genomic window of Plectropomus leopardus isolate mb chromosome 6, YSFRI_Pleo_2.0, whole genome shotgun sequence:
- the LOC121944543 gene encoding phosphatidylinositol 4-phosphate 5-kinase-like protein 1, producing the protein MEPRKSAGTSRTARQRRWWHLRQRWRMIGLFEINQEHEFYYLTSMIKEGIHAAIQTNMDTTGLDTFSTDDFKAVETQTHEGFEMQTFAASVFAKLRRELDITEEEYKDSLCSAGCYLQFVSNSKSKADFFVTNDKRFFLKTQSRHEIQFLLSNLPTYVDHLEKFPHSLMVRFLGVHRIVIPNEIKKYFIVMQSVFYPDERINIRYDIKGCEVGRWTNPDTGGKRIIKVLKDNNFEGQHIELGQEKTWFLQQVQADAEYLQGLNVLDYSLLLAHQPLHRDEQEGKHSLANLVIRTTKSLDFDDSPTMPDPPTVPLLKETMDEEAPTTSGHGLGQPQAEAEGTSEGIPLQEIKSPKITRTDSELQEFHEHHRRLLPNCKNAIHVVDGPERRYFVGIIDIFTVYGWKKKLENLWKNLRYPGRAFSTVTPSKYSRRFCKWIQEHSQ; encoded by the exons ATGGAACCCAGAAAATCTGCTGGCACCTCAAGAACTGCCAGGCAAAGACGCTGGTGGCATctgagacagagatggaggatGATTGGGTTGTTTGAGATCAACCAGGAGCACGAGTTCTACTATCTGACATCCATGATAAAAGAAGGAATtcatgctgccatccagaccAATATGGACACAACAGGCCTG GACACGTTTTCAACTGATGATTTCAAGGCAGTGGAAACTCAAACCCACGAG GGGTTTGAGATGCAGACATTTGCAGCATCTGTGTTTGCAAAACTGAGGCGTGAACTGGACATCACAGAGGAGGAATATAAGGACTCCCTCTGCTCAGCCGGCTGCTACCTCCAGTTTGTCAGCAACTCCAAGAGCAAGGCAGATTTCTTTGTCAC GAATGACAAGAGATTCTTCCTAAAGACCCAGAGCAGGCATGAGATCCAGTTTCTCCTGTCCAATCTGCCGACATATGTGGACCACTTGGAGAAATTCCCTCATTCACTGATGGTGAGGTTTTTAG GTGTCCACAGGATTGTTATTCCAAATGAAATAAAg AAGTACTTCATTGTGATGCAGAGTGTGTTTTACCCCGATGAGAGGATCAATATTAG ATATGACATTAAGGGCTGTGAAGTGGGAAGATGGACCAACCCTGATACAGGGGGCAAACGAATAATCAAAGTGCTGAAGGACAATAACTTCGAAGGGCAGCACATTGAATTAG GTCAAGAAAAAACGTGGTTTCTCCAACAAGTGCAAGCAGATGCTGAATACCTTCAAGGACTCAACGTGCTGGACTATAGTCTCCTGCTGGCCCATCAACCTCTGCACCGCGATGAGCAGGAAGGGAAACACTCTTTGGCAAACCTTGTTATTCGTACCACAAA GTCTCTGGACTTCGATGACAGTCCCACAATGCCAGACCCCCCCACTGTTCCATTACTGAAAGAGACCATGGACGAGGAAGCACCAACTACTTCAGGCCATGGGTTAGGCCAGCCGCAGGCAGAGGCCGAGGGCACCAGTGAAGGAATCCCCCTCCAGGAGATAAAGTCCCCTAAAATAACCAGGACTGACTCAGAACTGCAGGAATTCCATGAGCATCATCGTAGGCTTCTGCCCAACTGCAAAAATGCCATTCATGTTGTAGATGGGCCAGAACGTCGCTACTTTGTCGGCATTATAGACATATTCACCGTCTATGGCTGGAAAAAGAAACTGGAGAACCTGTGGAAAAACCTCCGCTACCCAGGCAGGGCCTTTTCCACAGTCACCCCCTCCAAATATTCACGCAGATTCTGCAAGTGGATACAGGAGCACTCTCAGTAA